The genomic region AAAGCTGGTTGTTCGGCTTCGCCCCCCGTTGACACAACTCACCCGATGCTCGCCAGCTCCAATCTCCCGCCCCAGCGCAGCATCAATTCCCCTCGCAGGCGCTCGTGTCCGGGCGCGTTCAGCTCCGGGTCGCCCTCGACCAGGGCGAAGGCATCCTTGCGCGCCTGCTCCAGGACGCCGCCGTCCCGCAGTATATCTGCCACCCGCAGTTCGGGAAGCCCCGCCTGTCTGGTCCCCAGGAAGTCCCCGGGTCCCCTGATCTGAAGGTCGGCCTCGGCGATGACAAACCCGTCGGAGCTCTGCACCATCACCTCAAGACGCTTCTGGCCGTCCTCGGAAAGCTTGTTCCCAGCGAGCAGGATACAGCGCGACTGCTCGCTGCCGCGCCCTACCCTCCCCCGCAACTGGTGCAACTGGGAGAGGCCGAAGCGCTCCGCGTGCTCGATGACCATGACGGTCGCGTTGGGGACGTCGATGCCGACCTCGATGACCGTGGTGGCGACCAGGATGTCCGTCGAGCCCGCCTTGAACTCCTTCATCACCGCTTCCTTCTCGGTGGCGGGCATCCGCCCGTGCAGGACGGCGACGCGCAGGTCGGGAAAGACCTCCTGCGCCAGGTGCTCGGCCATCTGCACCGCGGCCTTCAGGTCGCTCTTCTCAGTCTCCTCGACCAAGGGGTAGATAACGTAAGCCTGCCTCCCCTTCGCCACCTCATCCCTGACCAGCGCGTACACTTCCTTGCGACGCGACTCGCGCACCATCCGGGTCTCGATGGGGGTCCGTCCAGGCGGCAGCTCGTCGATAACGGATAAGGAAAGGTCGCCGAAGACGGTCATGGAGAGGGTGCGCGGGATCGGGGTCGCCGTCATCACCAGGATGTCCGGGTTCGCCCCCTTCTTCTTCAACAGGGCACGCTGCACCACGCCGAAGCGGTGCTGTTCGTCGATGATGCCCAGCCCCAGCCGGTTGAATTCGACCTTCTCCTGGATCACGGCATGGGTTCCGATTACGATCCTGGTCGTGCCGGAAGCTATCCTCTCCAGCGTATCCCCCTTCCCCTTCACGCTCGCGGTCAGAAGCGCCACCTCGATGCCGAGCTTCTCGCAGTAGCCGTGGATGTTCAGGTAGTGCTGCTCGGCCAGAAGCTCCGTGGGGGCCATGATGGCGACCTGGTAATCGTTCTCGACGCAGACAAGTGCGGCCATGAGTGCGACGAGCGTCTTCCCGCACCCCACGTCCCCCTGCACCAGCCGGTGCATCGGGTGGGGCGACATCATGTCTTCCTTGATCTCGGAGAGGACCCGTTTCTGGGCGCCGGTCAGGCTGAAGGGAAGCAACTTGAGGAGCTCCTTGGTGTAGCGATGGGTCACCTTGAAGCTGATGCCTTCCTCGACGGCTACGCCGCGCCTCTTGAGGGCGAGCCCCAGTTGCAGGAAGAAGAGCTCGTCGTAGGCGAGCGAGCGGTGCGCGGCGCTGCGGCCGCTGTTGAGCGCGGAGAGGTCGCTGTCCTGGGCGGGAAGGTGCGCCTCGCGAAGCGCCACTGGAAGGGAGAGGAGCTTGTGGCGCTGCACGAGATCCTCCGGGAGCGCCCCCTTGACGTAGCGGCTGTAGCGCTGCACGGCGTCGCGCATGATGCGGCGCATCACCTTCTGGCTCACCCCCTCGGTGAGCGGGTAGACCGGAAGGATACTGCCGAAGTTGTCGGGGTCGCGCGCCATCACCTGGGAGAGATCCTCCCCCTCGGCGGCCCATTCGACCTCGGGGTGATGCATCTCGCGCTGGAAGCCGAACTGGGCGACGTCGCTGATGAAGATCCCCTGCCGCCCGGGGACCAGCTGCTTACTCAGGAAGTTCGGGTGGAAATGAAACCACTTGAGCGGCAGGCTCCCCGTCTCGTCCTTGACGATGGCCTCGAAGTAGCGCCGCCCCCCCTTGGTCGTCTGCGCCCCGGCTGAGACCACGGTGGCGAAGAAGGCCTCGCTGTTTCCAGGACGCAGCTGCGCTATCTTCTTCAGCTCGCGACGGTCCTCGTAGCGGTTGGGGAGGAGGTAAAGCGCGTCCTCCACCGTGTTCAACCCCTTCTTGGAAAGGATCGCGGCGAGCTTCGGCCCTACCCCCTTGATGCTAAGCATCGGGGTCTGCAGTTCGGCGGGGACGGCTGTCTGCGCGATGGCAGCGGCCGGCTTTGCTTGGGAGGCGGCGGTACGTGTTTCTTTGGCTGGTTTCTGCTTGGAGATGCGGAGTGTCCCGTCCACGACCTCTACGCTCACCAGGTCCCCCGGGCGAAGCTTCAGATCGTTTCTGAGCTGTTCAGGAAGCGGGATGGACCCGTCTGGCGCGAGGGTTATGGTCGGCATGGGGAGGAAGGGTGGAAGCGCCTGGCGCGGGAGACCCGCGCCAGGCCGCGGAAGCTGCTAGAAAAGCTTGTTGATGTCGGCGACGATCTCGTCCACGTTGATGCCGTGGGCCGCGCATCCCTGCTCCAGTGACTCGTTCTGTGCACCCATGCAGCCGATGCAGCCGAGGTTGTATTTGGCAAGCACCTTGACGACGTCCGGATGCATCCTCATTACTGCGGCAAAAGTCATATCCTTGGTTACCTGAGACATTTAAATCCTCCTGTTACGCGCTTGGCGTAGTGATCCTTCTCTGCTGCCGGACGGGACGAACCCTGCCCGGTTATATCCAGCACCGCGCGCCGCTATTGGCAAACGCGAAGGCCGGGACTATTCGTAGCGTATCTCGATAATCTCGTACTCTTTGACGCCCGCGGGGACGCTCACCCTGACGCTGTCGTCCAGTTTGTGCCCGATGAGGGCCTTGCCGACCGGGGAGGTGCAGGAGATCTTGCCCTGCTTGATGTCGGCCTCGTCCTCGCCGACGATCTTGTAGGTAAGTTCTTCCTCGGTCGCCGTATCATAGACCGTCACCGTGGCGCCGAAAACCACCTTGTCGGGCTTCAGGTTGGAGAGGTCGACCACGTAGGCGCGTGCCAACTTATCACCCAACTCGAGGATACGCCCTTCGATGAAACCCTGACGGTTCTTGGCGGCATCGTACTCCGCGTTTTCGGAAAGGTCACCATGGGCCCTCGCCTCGGCGATATCCTGAATCACCTTGGGGCGCTCTTCCTTTATCAGGCGTTTCAGGTCTTCCTGAAGGGCCTCGTAACTCTCCTTGGTCAATGGAACTGTCTGAGACATCGGTTTTCTACTCCTGTCGATGAACTTGTAGGGGGGCCTTTTGGCCCCCCGTTGATCAGCGTTTTCGGTTTTTTAAGTGGGGCATGTATCACGCCGCCGGGTGCATCAGTTACTTCAAGTAGTGCTGGATCGAGTTCACTTCCAGCTTCGATTGCGACATCGCTATGATACCGTCGACTGCGGCTCGCGCGCCGGAGGCTGTGGTGTAGTAAGCGACGTTGTTGATCAGGGTGTTCCTGCGGATCGAGTAGGAATCGGCAACGGCCTGGGCACCGTGGGTGGTGTTGATGACCATGCAGATCTCGTTGTTCTTGATCGCATCGACTATGTGGGGGCGTCCTTCAATCACCTTGTTTACCACCTGGACGGGGATCCCTTTTTCCTGCAGATAGCTCGCCGTTCCGCGCGTGGCAACCAATTCGAAGCCCTGATCATACAGTCTTTTTGCAGCGGTGACAATATGTTTTTTGTCCGTGTCCTTCACTGAAATGAACACTTTACCCGAAGTCGGGAGCTTCACGTTGGCCCCCATCTGCGCCTTGGCGTAGGCCTTGGCGAAGGTGTCGCCGATCCCCATGACCTCGCCGGTCGACTTCATCTCCGGCCCAAGGATGGTGTCGACGCCGGGGAACTTGGCGAAGGGGAAGACCGATTCCTTGACCGAGATGTGGACCGGGACGATCTCCTCGGCAACCCCCAACTCCGCCAGGGTCTTCCCGGCCATGACGCGCGCGGCGATCTTCGCCAAAGGCCTCCCGGTCGCCTTGGAGACGAAGGGAGAGGTGCGCGAGGCGCGGGGGTTAACCTCGATGATGTAGATGTCGTTCCCCTTGACGGCGAACTGCACGTTCATGAGCCCCTTCACGTTCAACTCCAGCGCCATCATCTTGGTCTGGCGCCTGATCTCCTCCACGATCTCCTTGGAGATGGAGTAAGGCGGCAGCGAGCAGGCCGAGTCGCCGGAGTGGATCCCCGCCTCCTCGATGTGCTCCATGATGCCGCCGATGACGGCGACCTTGCCATCGCAAAGGGCGTCGACGTCGATCTCGATCGCCTCGTCCAGGAACTTGTCGATCAGGATCGGGTGCTCGGGCGAAGCCTGTACCGCGGTGTGCATGTAGCGGCGCAGATTCTCCACGTCGTAGACGATCTCCATGGCGCGGCCGCCAAGAACGTAGGAGGGGCGCACCACGACAGGGTAGCCGATGCGCTCGGCAACCACCTCCGCCTCCTCGAAGGAGCGGGCGGTGCCGTTTTCAGGCTGGCGCAGCTTGAGCTTTTGCAGCATCTCCTGGAAGCGCTCGCGGTCCTCGGCGCGGTCGATTGCGTCTGGGGAGGTGCCGATGATGGGGACCCCCGCCTTCTCCAGTGCTACGGCGAGCTTCAGCGGGGTCTGCCCGCCGAACTGGACGATGACGCCGGTCGGCTTCTCGACGTCCACGATGTTCAGCACGTCCTCGAAGGTGAGCGGCTCGAAGTAGAGACGGTCCGAGGTGTCGTAGTCGGTGGAGACGGTCTCCGGGTTGCAGTTGACCATGATGGTCTCGTAGCCGTCCTCGGAGAGGGCGAATACGCCGTGCACGCAGCAGTAGTCGAACTCGATCCCCTGGCCGATGCGGTTGGGTCCGCCGCCCAGGATGATGATCTTCTTCCTGTCGGTCGGCTCCGCCTCGCACTCCTCCTCGTAGGTGGAGTAGAGGTACGGGGTGTGGGCCACGAATTCGGCGGCGCAGGTGTCGACGCGTTTGAAGACCGGCTTGACACCCACCGACAGGCGCAGCTCGCGTACCTCAGCTTCGGTTATCTTCCAGAGCTGGGAGAGGAACTTGTCCGAGAAGCCGTAGCGTTTCGCGTCCCAG from Citrifermentans bremense harbors:
- the recG gene encoding ATP-dependent DNA helicase RecG, giving the protein MPTITLAPDGSIPLPEQLRNDLKLRPGDLVSVEVVDGTLRISKQKPAKETRTAASQAKPAAAIAQTAVPAELQTPMLSIKGVGPKLAAILSKKGLNTVEDALYLLPNRYEDRRELKKIAQLRPGNSEAFFATVVSAGAQTTKGGRRYFEAIVKDETGSLPLKWFHFHPNFLSKQLVPGRQGIFISDVAQFGFQREMHHPEVEWAAEGEDLSQVMARDPDNFGSILPVYPLTEGVSQKVMRRIMRDAVQRYSRYVKGALPEDLVQRHKLLSLPVALREAHLPAQDSDLSALNSGRSAAHRSLAYDELFFLQLGLALKRRGVAVEEGISFKVTHRYTKELLKLLPFSLTGAQKRVLSEIKEDMMSPHPMHRLVQGDVGCGKTLVALMAALVCVENDYQVAIMAPTELLAEQHYLNIHGYCEKLGIEVALLTASVKGKGDTLERIASGTTRIVIGTHAVIQEKVEFNRLGLGIIDEQHRFGVVQRALLKKKGANPDILVMTATPIPRTLSMTVFGDLSLSVIDELPPGRTPIETRMVRESRRKEVYALVRDEVAKGRQAYVIYPLVEETEKSDLKAAVQMAEHLAQEVFPDLRVAVLHGRMPATEKEAVMKEFKAGSTDILVATTVIEVGIDVPNATVMVIEHAERFGLSQLHQLRGRVGRGSEQSRCILLAGNKLSEDGQKRLEVMVQSSDGFVIAEADLQIRGPGDFLGTRQAGLPELRVADILRDGGVLEQARKDAFALVEGDPELNAPGHERLRGELMLRWGGRLELASIG
- a CDS encoding DUF1858 domain-containing protein yields the protein MSQVTKDMTFAAVMRMHPDVVKVLAKYNLGCIGCMGAQNESLEQGCAAHGINVDEIVADINKLF
- the greA gene encoding transcription elongation factor GreA, producing the protein MSQTVPLTKESYEALQEDLKRLIKEERPKVIQDIAEARAHGDLSENAEYDAAKNRQGFIEGRILELGDKLARAYVVDLSNLKPDKVVFGATVTVYDTATEEELTYKIVGEDEADIKQGKISCTSPVGKALIGHKLDDSVRVSVPAGVKEYEIIEIRYE
- the carB gene encoding carbamoyl-phosphate synthase large subunit, which produces MPKRTDIKKILIIGAGPIVIGQACEFDYSGTQACKALKEEGFEVVLLNSNPATIMTDPDFADFTYIEPVTPEILAAIIEKERPDALLPTLGGQTALNTAVAVAENGTLEKFGVELIGAKLPAIKKAEDRTLFKEAMVRIGLDVPRSGLAHNYQEAMEVIKYVGFPAIIRPSFTLGGTGGGIAYNMEEYERMSMAGIEASPTDEILVEESLIGWKEYELEVMRDTADNVVIICSIENFDAMGVHTGDSITVAPAQTLTDKEYQILRDASLKIIREIGVDTGGSNIQFGTNPKNGRLIVIEMNPRVSRSSALASKATGFPIAKIAAKLAVGYTLDEITNDITKETPACFEPTIDYVVTKVPRFTFEKFPAADATLTTQMKSVGEVMSIGRTFKESFQKALRSLEIGSCGFESKFFGVGGDTRRALTEKERNLLNDKLRTPNCDRLWYVGDAFRCGMSVEEIYALTAIDPWFLNNIRQIIEMEEELKQIDIRKESGDKLHDILWDAKRYGFSDKFLSQLWKITEAEVRELRLSVGVKPVFKRVDTCAAEFVAHTPYLYSTYEEECEAEPTDRKKIIILGGGPNRIGQGIEFDYCCVHGVFALSEDGYETIMVNCNPETVSTDYDTSDRLYFEPLTFEDVLNIVDVEKPTGVIVQFGGQTPLKLAVALEKAGVPIIGTSPDAIDRAEDRERFQEMLQKLKLRQPENGTARSFEEAEVVAERIGYPVVVRPSYVLGGRAMEIVYDVENLRRYMHTAVQASPEHPILIDKFLDEAIEIDVDALCDGKVAVIGGIMEHIEEAGIHSGDSACSLPPYSISKEIVEEIRRQTKMMALELNVKGLMNVQFAVKGNDIYIIEVNPRASRTSPFVSKATGRPLAKIAARVMAGKTLAELGVAEEIVPVHISVKESVFPFAKFPGVDTILGPEMKSTGEVMGIGDTFAKAYAKAQMGANVKLPTSGKVFISVKDTDKKHIVTAAKRLYDQGFELVATRGTASYLQEKGIPVQVVNKVIEGRPHIVDAIKNNEICMVINTTHGAQAVADSYSIRRNTLINNVAYYTTASGARAAVDGIIAMSQSKLEVNSIQHYLK